A genomic stretch from Phycisphaerae bacterium includes:
- a CDS encoding PP2C family protein-serine/threonine phosphatase, with the protein MPSISRAKTTAGSVGTVPSISGPGPVIEIALVACESSIPEIARGLLKEREWCRVKQFNVGAALEANLERFDVALMADASGPSHAGRAAWGEALGCQGIGYVRLAKEALPQHEGVVWLPPDVPMERLRGALTALAQQRSVLRAHARQLAGMHRLQHRLNHHFDELDHELQMASRLQREFLPRSEMNIGPIRISTLYRPCTWVSGDIFDIFMLDDRHFGFYLADAIGHGVSAGLLTMYIKHAIQPRRVSSAGVEIARPSEVMGKLNDQLAAQELPDSQFITGWYGVIDTQTLRLEYAVAGHPPPMIFEGGELVQELYGEGPMLGLVGGQSYSDESIVLEAGQRLLLFSDGLEPALIAERRPRSELSILQPDARNFVAAPAEILIRAIVSQLDAQPGSIAHADDVSMLLFDVER; encoded by the coding sequence ATGCCATCGATCTCGCGCGCAAAGACAACAGCTGGGTCCGTCGGGACGGTCCCGTCAATTTCGGGCCCTGGTCCGGTAATTGAAATTGCGCTCGTCGCCTGTGAATCCTCAATCCCTGAAATTGCGCGAGGCCTCCTGAAAGAGCGAGAGTGGTGTCGTGTAAAGCAATTCAATGTCGGTGCGGCCCTGGAGGCGAATCTGGAGCGGTTTGACGTGGCGCTGATGGCGGATGCGTCAGGCCCGTCGCATGCCGGTCGCGCCGCCTGGGGCGAGGCCCTGGGCTGCCAGGGGATCGGTTACGTACGACTCGCGAAGGAAGCCCTTCCTCAGCACGAGGGCGTGGTGTGGCTGCCGCCGGATGTGCCGATGGAGCGGCTTCGGGGCGCGCTGACGGCGCTGGCCCAGCAGCGATCAGTCCTGCGGGCACACGCCCGGCAACTTGCGGGAATGCATCGCCTGCAACACAGACTCAACCATCATTTTGACGAACTGGACCACGAGCTACAGATGGCCTCGCGGCTGCAACGGGAGTTCCTGCCGCGCAGCGAGATGAACATCGGGCCGATCCGTATCAGCACGCTGTACCGGCCGTGCACGTGGGTCAGCGGCGACATCTTCGACATTTTCATGCTCGACGATCGGCACTTCGGGTTTTATCTGGCGGACGCCATTGGTCACGGAGTTTCTGCCGGACTTCTCACAATGTATATCAAGCACGCGATCCAGCCCCGGCGCGTCAGCTCTGCCGGCGTGGAGATCGCCCGACCGTCCGAGGTCATGGGGAAACTCAACGATCAACTCGCGGCGCAGGAACTTCCGGACTCGCAGTTCATCACGGGATGGTACGGGGTGATCGATACGCAAACGCTTCGACTGGAGTACGCCGTCGCGGGCCATCCGCCGCCGATGATCTTCGAGGGCGGCGAACTCGTGCAGGAACTGTACGGTGAGGGGCCGATGCTCGGCCTGGTCGGCGGTCAGAGCTACAGCGACGAGTCCATCGTGCTTGAGGCGGGACAGCGGCTTCTGCTTTTCAGCGACGGCCTGGAGCCAGCATTGATCGCTGAGCGAAGACCACGGTCGGAGCTTTCGATCCTCCAACCCGACGCCCGGAATTTCGTCGCGGCTCCGGCGGAGATACTGATCCGCGCCATCGTTTCGCAACTCGATGCCCAGCCGGGGAGCATTGCCCACGCGGACGATGTGTCGATGCTGCTCTTCGACGTTGAGCGCTAA
- a CDS encoding NADH-quinone oxidoreductase subunit N — protein sequence MTSAVLSTIWMPSAEELARLGPLWCIAATIVAILLGALIGGRNWRLCGILAVTGGLLTAWLCYRNFAHPTTWAGLTPKSEGPMLVVDPFSNFFIFLISLFLVLITGMWCVGQSSDLTGLRTQRKDAVEFFVLFIGSAFGMALMVSTTNLLMIILAVESASLPSYGLAGFRKKHRPAAEASLKYILFGAVTSAIMIYGASLLYGSFHTLDLATIGERIALEGVSLLQGVAIFAFLVGVGFKVSAVPFHFWAPDVFEGATIEVTTWLSVASKAAGIGLMLRIVSVLTASLNSPEALRNISLAIAILAALTCTVGNFSAFRQTNLKRLLGFSSIAHAGYMLMAAAILWVPAASPDADVAANPAFSAVIAYMVVYLLMNLGAFGCVALVYWATGKETLDAFNGLGRRAPLLAVVMAVCLFSLVGLPPFGGFIAKWYLLLALFDAKLIWLVFVAVFNTLISLYYYARIAYAMYFTDDGQPTLHTAPLGQVSVAICAVGILLTGTFAAGRLKSFSDARSRDAYAQQQTPRNVIAEKP from the coding sequence ATGACGAGCGCCGTGCTCTCCACCATCTGGATGCCATCCGCCGAAGAGCTGGCCCGGCTCGGCCCGCTCTGGTGCATCGCCGCCACGATCGTCGCCATCCTGCTCGGCGCGCTCATCGGCGGTCGCAACTGGCGGCTCTGCGGCATTCTGGCGGTCACCGGGGGCCTGCTGACAGCGTGGCTCTGCTACAGGAACTTCGCCCATCCGACGACGTGGGCAGGCCTTACTCCCAAGTCCGAAGGGCCGATGCTCGTGGTCGATCCCTTCAGCAACTTCTTCATTTTTCTAATCAGCCTTTTCCTCGTGCTGATCACCGGCATGTGGTGCGTCGGTCAGTCTTCCGATCTGACCGGCCTGCGGACGCAGCGCAAGGATGCCGTCGAATTCTTCGTCCTTTTCATCGGCAGCGCGTTTGGCATGGCCCTCATGGTCAGCACGACGAACCTGCTGATGATCATCCTCGCCGTGGAAAGCGCATCGCTGCCTTCCTACGGTCTGGCCGGGTTTCGCAAGAAGCATCGTCCCGCGGCCGAAGCCTCGCTCAAGTACATCCTGTTCGGGGCTGTCACCAGCGCGATCATGATCTACGGGGCGTCGCTTCTCTACGGTAGCTTTCATACGCTCGATTTGGCGACGATCGGCGAACGAATCGCCCTCGAGGGAGTTTCGCTTCTCCAAGGCGTCGCCATCTTCGCCTTCCTTGTCGGCGTCGGCTTCAAAGTTTCCGCTGTTCCCTTCCACTTCTGGGCGCCCGACGTCTTCGAAGGCGCGACGATTGAGGTGACGACGTGGCTGAGCGTCGCCAGCAAGGCCGCCGGCATCGGTCTGATGCTCCGCATCGTCTCCGTCCTGACCGCCTCGCTGAACTCGCCGGAAGCTTTGCGAAATATCTCGCTGGCCATTGCCATCCTGGCCGCGCTGACCTGCACGGTCGGAAACTTCTCCGCCTTCCGCCAGACGAACCTCAAGCGCCTGCTGGGCTTCAGCTCGATCGCCCATGCCGGCTACATGCTCATGGCCGCCGCCATTCTCTGGGTCCCGGCAGCGAGCCCTGATGCCGACGTCGCCGCCAATCCCGCGTTCAGCGCCGTCATTGCCTACATGGTCGTCTATCTCCTGATGAACCTCGGCGCCTTCGGCTGCGTCGCCCTGGTCTATTGGGCGACCGGCAAGGAGACGCTCGACGCCTTCAACGGCCTGGGCCGCCGCGCCCCGCTCCTGGCCGTCGTCATGGCCGTGTGCCTTTTCTCCCTCGTCGGCCTGCCGCCTTTCGGCGGGTTCATCGCCAAGTGGTATCTGCTCCTTGCCCTTTTCGACGCGAAGCTGATCTGGCTGGTCTTCGTCGCGGTCTTCAACACGCTCATCAGCCTCTACTACTACGCCCGGATCGCCTACGCGATGTACTTCACGGATGACGGCCAGCCCACCCTACACACCGCGCCGCTCGGACAAGTGTCCGTCGCGATTTGCGCCGTGGGCATCCTGCTGACCGGCACGTTCGCCGCCGGCCGGCTCAAGAGTTTCTCCGACGCCCGATCGCGTGACGCCTACGCCCAACAGCAGACGCCGCGCAACGTCATTGCGGAGAAGCCCTAG
- a CDS encoding NADH-quinone oxidoreductase subunit M: MARILDWLIFLPTIGAIIVLAAPARLARTITWGFTFAVFLISCSLFGPFIGGAFGGEYGTNLQYETKVEWIHVGNFNINYHVGIDGLSFPLIILTTLITWLSAWASWNFDHWNVNRGAKGFFALFLILETGVLGTFAAIDFFLFYIFWEVMLLPMYFLIGVWGGPRKEYAAIKFFIYTLAGSVLMLVALLAMYYTSATAMGTPGGTFNLIEYATNPAIREMFNSEATKFLSWNFGQAMFVMLFIGFMIKVPLFPFHTWLPDAHVEAPTPISMILAGILLKLGAYGFLRVCYPIFPEAASALAYGVATLGLINIIYGAFCCLAQTDFKRLVAYSSISHMGYVVLGIAIMTTVGFQGAMFQILAHGISSPMCFFLVGVIYDRAHHRDLNRFGGLWLAMPRYGSLATLGFFASLGLPALCGFIGEFWVLIGTFNAPFPWAKTFAVIAAFGVVLTAAYILWMIQRVYLGKKREEYAHFPDADARETAILFPMAALAIFMGILPGYTFDLMNGTLKDIIAVMGGAS; encoded by the coding sequence GTGGCACGCATACTTGACTGGCTCATTTTTCTACCGACAATCGGCGCGATCATTGTGCTCGCCGCCCCCGCGCGGCTGGCGCGGACGATCACCTGGGGATTTACCTTCGCCGTCTTTCTGATCTCCTGCAGCCTCTTCGGCCCGTTCATCGGCGGGGCCTTCGGCGGCGAGTACGGCACCAACCTCCAATACGAAACCAAGGTCGAGTGGATCCACGTTGGCAACTTCAATATCAACTACCACGTCGGCATCGACGGGCTCTCTTTTCCGCTCATTATTCTTACCACGCTGATTACATGGCTCTCCGCATGGGCCAGTTGGAACTTTGATCACTGGAACGTCAATCGCGGGGCCAAGGGCTTTTTTGCACTCTTTCTGATCCTAGAGACTGGCGTGCTCGGCACGTTCGCCGCGATCGACTTTTTCCTCTTCTACATCTTCTGGGAAGTGATGCTGCTGCCGATGTACTTTCTCATCGGCGTCTGGGGCGGGCCGCGGAAGGAATACGCCGCGATCAAGTTCTTCATCTATACGCTGGCCGGCTCCGTGCTGATGCTCGTCGCGCTGCTGGCCATGTACTACACCAGCGCCACGGCGATGGGCACGCCCGGCGGGACGTTCAATCTCATCGAATACGCGACGAATCCCGCCATTCGCGAGATGTTCAACAGCGAGGCGACGAAGTTCCTCAGTTGGAATTTTGGCCAGGCCATGTTCGTGATGCTCTTCATCGGCTTCATGATCAAAGTGCCGCTCTTCCCGTTCCATACGTGGTTGCCCGACGCGCACGTGGAAGCCCCCACGCCGATCTCCATGATCCTGGCGGGAATCCTCTTAAAGCTCGGAGCCTACGGATTTTTGCGGGTGTGCTATCCGATCTTCCCGGAGGCAGCCTCCGCGCTGGCGTACGGTGTCGCCACGCTCGGCCTGATCAACATCATCTACGGGGCTTTTTGCTGCCTCGCGCAGACCGACTTCAAGCGCCTCGTCGCCTACAGCTCTATCAGCCACATGGGTTACGTGGTCCTCGGCATCGCGATCATGACGACCGTCGGTTTTCAGGGGGCGATGTTCCAGATACTGGCCCACGGCATCTCCAGCCCGATGTGCTTCTTCCTCGTCGGCGTCATCTATGACCGCGCGCACCATCGCGACCTCAATCGCTTCGGCGGATTGTGGCTGGCCATGCCGCGCTACGGGTCATTGGCGACACTCGGCTTCTTTGCCTCGCTGGGTCTGCCCGCCTTGTGCGGCTTCATCGGCGAGTTCTGGGTGCTGATCGGGACGTTTAACGCCCCGTTCCCCTGGGCCAAGACCTTCGCGGTCATTGCCGCCTTCGGTGTCGTCCTGACCGCCGCGTACATTTTGTGGATGATCCAGCGGGTCTATCTCGGCAAGAAGCGCGAAGAATACGCGCACTTCCCCGACGCCGATGCCCGCGAGACGGCCATCCTCTTCCCCATGGCCGCCTTGGCGATCTTTATGGGGATCCTCCCGGGCTACACATTTGATCTGATGAACGGAACTCTCAAAGACATCATCGCTGTGATGGGCGGAGCAAGCTGA
- a CDS encoding NADH-quinone oxidoreductase subunit L codes for MQYHTALALGVVIPLAGFAILAFWGPRLGKPRASYVALAAIGLSCLLSAWVLLGWLNKSGNERNALTAHAVKAQVHWATFGDIPINVGVKLDSLTVIMYFMVTFISFWIFFFSIGYMEGHSDEVDGVSKYHRFFAYLCLFCFSMLGLVVANSLLFLFIFWELVGLCSYLLIGYYFDKKFASDAAMKAFITNRVGDFGFILGLALVVLYLGTFDLDLAAKNFADQFSGGTGIFASKISLFGFSLATLMGIGLFCGAMGKSAQFPLHVWLPDAMAGPTPVSALIHAATMVAAGVYLVARIFRLLTPDAQMFVAVIGCITLTITALIAIVQTDIKKVLAYSTLSQLGYMIFGLGVGAWVAALFHLMTHAFFKAMLFLGSGQVIEGCHHEQDIRKMGGLRKKMPVTCWTFFIGVLAIAGFGIPATHIGLGGFFSKDEILAVAYERAFNLPALKKTDAAADDAGEHAKATGGPIQIASATNDNRLLLAMSDPPHGGAAAQHGGEHGTGTPEKLSIAANLRTLPKWMFWLPILIAYITPFYMMRVWWLTFCGQPRDHHVYDHAHENWKMYLPLAVLAVGTIYCSYATFRPLIHDASKVATNAPAIVAIDGEAQSVAEAGKGTMLTLTHAAGKNPHDWLKYGVGFAWIIGMGLAVMIYRGGLEVAEKLKRSFGPVHTALENKLYFDHVYDGVLVAGTVLFGRIAGLFDKLVIDGLVNAVAAITRVFGVFTGRQLDMPVQRGDIGLVDAVANGLAGAMLDIGTEIRRPQNGRIRNYVLCVAGAAAIALMAVLFHERLAEGFQWITSKTTTVAQK; via the coding sequence ATGCAATACCACACCGCTTTAGCACTCGGCGTCGTCATACCCCTGGCGGGATTTGCCATCCTCGCCTTTTGGGGTCCGCGCCTTGGCAAGCCCCGGGCTTCCTACGTCGCGCTGGCAGCGATCGGTTTGAGCTGCCTGCTCTCCGCCTGGGTTCTCCTCGGCTGGCTTAACAAATCGGGCAACGAACGCAACGCGCTGACCGCCCACGCCGTCAAGGCTCAGGTGCACTGGGCGACCTTTGGCGACATCCCCATCAACGTCGGTGTCAAGCTCGATTCGCTGACCGTGATCATGTACTTCATGGTCACGTTTATTTCGTTCTGGATCTTCTTTTTCTCCATCGGGTACATGGAGGGCCACAGCGACGAGGTGGATGGCGTCAGCAAGTACCATCGCTTTTTCGCCTATTTGTGCCTTTTCTGCTTCAGCATGCTGGGGCTCGTTGTCGCCAACAGCCTCCTGTTCCTGTTCATCTTTTGGGAACTGGTCGGTCTCTGTTCATATCTGCTGATCGGCTACTACTTCGACAAGAAGTTCGCCAGCGACGCGGCGATGAAGGCCTTTATTACCAACCGCGTCGGCGACTTCGGCTTTATCCTCGGGCTGGCCCTGGTCGTCCTTTATCTGGGGACGTTTGATCTCGACCTGGCCGCGAAGAACTTCGCCGATCAATTCAGCGGCGGCACGGGCATTTTCGCCTCGAAGATATCGCTGTTCGGGTTTTCGCTCGCCACACTCATGGGCATCGGCCTCTTTTGCGGGGCGATGGGCAAGTCCGCGCAGTTTCCGCTGCACGTCTGGTTGCCGGACGCGATGGCCGGCCCGACGCCCGTCTCCGCGCTGATCCACGCCGCCACGATGGTCGCCGCCGGCGTCTATCTCGTCGCACGGATCTTCCGGCTGCTGACGCCCGACGCGCAGATGTTCGTTGCCGTCATCGGGTGTATTACGCTGACGATCACGGCCCTCATCGCCATCGTGCAGACCGACATCAAAAAGGTGCTCGCGTACTCCACGCTCAGCCAGCTTGGCTACATGATCTTCGGCCTGGGCGTCGGCGCGTGGGTCGCCGCGCTCTTTCACCTGATGACCCACGCCTTCTTCAAGGCGATGCTCTTCCTCGGCTCCGGTCAGGTCATCGAAGGCTGTCACCACGAGCAGGACATCCGCAAGATGGGCGGACTTCGAAAGAAGATGCCGGTCACGTGTTGGACCTTTTTCATCGGCGTGCTGGCTATCGCGGGGTTCGGTATTCCCGCTACCCACATCGGTCTTGGCGGCTTTTTCAGCAAGGATGAGATTCTGGCCGTCGCCTACGAACGGGCGTTCAACCTACCGGCACTGAAAAAGACGGACGCAGCAGCGGACGATGCCGGGGAACATGCGAAGGCAACCGGAGGCCCAATTCAAATCGCCTCCGCAACAAACGACAATCGCTTGCTCCTGGCCATGAGCGACCCACCGCACGGCGGGGCAGCCGCCCAGCACGGCGGAGAACACGGCACCGGAACACCTGAAAAACTCTCTATCGCCGCGAATCTTCGCACACTCCCCAAATGGATGTTCTGGCTGCCGATCCTCATCGCCTATATCACGCCCTTCTACATGATGCGCGTCTGGTGGCTGACCTTCTGTGGCCAACCGCGCGATCACCACGTCTATGATCACGCCCATGAGAATTGGAAGATGTACCTGCCGCTCGCCGTTCTCGCCGTCGGCACGATCTATTGCAGCTATGCAACGTTTCGTCCGCTGATTCACGACGCGTCGAAAGTGGCGACGAATGCCCCGGCGATCGTGGCCATCGACGGCGAGGCGCAGAGCGTCGCGGAGGCAGGAAAAGGCACGATGCTGACGCTGACGCACGCGGCCGGTAAGAACCCCCACGATTGGCTGAAGTACGGCGTCGGTTTCGCGTGGATCATCGGCATGGGCCTGGCCGTCATGATCTACCGCGGCGGATTGGAAGTCGCCGAAAAACTCAAGCGGTCGTTTGGACCCGTACACACCGCCCTTGAGAACAAGCTTTACTTCGATCACGTCTATGACGGCGTGCTCGTCGCCGGAACGGTCCTGTTCGGGCGCATCGCCGGTCTTTTCGACAAGCTTGTGATCGACGGCCTCGTCAACGCCGTCGCGGCGATCACGCGCGTCTTCGGCGTCTTCACGGGCCGGCAACTGGACATGCCCGTGCAGCGCGGCGACATCGGTTTGGTCGATGCCGTCGCCAACGGTCTGGCCGGGGCGATGCTGGACATCGGCACGGAGATTCGTCGCCCGCAGAACGGTCGAATACGCAACTACGTCCTCTGCGTCGCCGGAGCGGCGGCGATTGCCCTCATGGCGGTGCTGTTTCACGAGCGCCTGGCGGAGGGATTTCAGTGGATTACGAGTAAGACGACGACGGTCGCACAGAAATGA
- the nuoK gene encoding NADH-quinone oxidoreductase subunit NuoK, protein MLTIGLHHYLLLAAAVFSLGILCMVTKRNAIGILIGVELVLNAANINLVAFSRYQTGTGDGHIFAVFVILLAAAEAAIGIAIFMNFYNTLQTIDVDQGDQLRH, encoded by the coding sequence ATGCTGACCATAGGCCTTCATCACTATCTGCTCCTCGCCGCGGCCGTCTTCTCGCTCGGCATCCTCTGCATGGTCACGAAGCGGAACGCCATCGGCATCCTTATCGGCGTCGAACTGGTGCTCAATGCCGCGAACATCAACCTCGTGGCCTTCAGCCGCTATCAGACGGGAACGGGCGACGGCCATATCTTTGCCGTCTTCGTCATCCTGCTGGCCGCCGCCGAGGCCGCGATCGGCATTGCCATATTCATGAACTTCTATAACACGCTGCAAACCATCGACGTCGATCAGGGCGACCAACTGAGGCATTGA
- a CDS encoding NADH-quinone oxidoreductase subunit J, producing MIEALAFYVFAAVVLASALGIVLSRNIVRAATCLLGTLGGVAALYFVLHANLLAVIQLIVYAGGTLVLIVFGVMLTSKSPFVIFSPTRGQIIASVLVTLLLAGGLFTLLLQADWSHSAGQLAASPQVKAVGTSLLTDYLVPFEAASVLLLVVMIGAAYLARPEK from the coding sequence ATGATTGAAGCCCTTGCATTTTATGTATTCGCCGCCGTCGTGCTGGCCAGCGCGCTGGGCATCGTCCTTTCGCGCAACATCGTCCGCGCGGCGACCTGCCTCCTGGGTACGCTCGGCGGCGTGGCGGCCCTCTATTTTGTCCTGCACGCCAACCTGTTGGCCGTCATTCAACTCATCGTTTATGCCGGCGGAACGCTCGTCCTGATCGTCTTCGGCGTCATGCTCACCAGCAAATCGCCGTTTGTCATCTTCTCGCCCACGCGCGGTCAGATCATCGCCTCCGTTCTGGTAACGCTCCTGCTCGCCGGCGGGCTCTTTACGCTCCTTCTGCAAGCCGATTGGTCGCACTCGGCCGGGCAACTCGCGGCCTCACCCCAGGTCAAGGCCGTCGGGACATCGCTCTTGACCGACTATCTCGTGCCATTCGAGGCCGCGAGCGTGCTACTGCTTGTCGTCATGATCGGCGCCGCCTACCTGGCGCGACCGGAGAAATAG
- the nuoH gene encoding NADH-quinone oxidoreductase subunit NuoH — MSQITIPWTYKDREVLQTYRTKAIRLLIGLGVAQLSIALVAYWLCALGDPRRIADWKILPALALVVGPFVGGVVFVLGGLAVAGYRQIGAFLRAPYVAFTLFFGGVIGVCLIVWLHAALFAFTRSTLATSGKNSVVTTIPGTGIRAPLTTREIHESVQQVRPLLAVPLVAYVLWPLQFDLIRDLVAVAAIIGFLSIVPVFGIWWERKVAGRIQSRLGPMRVGGWHGWLQSPADGVKLIFKEDFIPPEGDQLLFRLAPYLTFVPPVCAFIALPFAGAWVFRDLDVALLFILAMLGIEVVGVILAGWASNNKWSVYGAMREACQMVSYEIPMGMSLLIPVMTAGTLQLTAIADQQGDGFASWFIFKNPWCFAAFFSYYIASLASCKRAPFDLPESESELVAGFHTEYSGFRWSLFFFGEYVAMFVVSGLAVILFLGGWKSPMPAAWAPGGDGFMPRLIRGLFFEGPILFVLKAAFLYYVQLWIRWTLPRIRIDQVLYACVQVLLPLTMVMLLGNTLWILGTTHLQLNWMIALDRGIHWLLVLIGYAAVIGMLAIATYGYVHRKRLVGTLVIDHLPGS, encoded by the coding sequence TTGAGCCAGATCACAATCCCCTGGACATACAAGGATCGCGAGGTCCTTCAAACCTACCGAACCAAGGCGATTCGACTGCTGATCGGGCTGGGTGTGGCTCAATTATCGATCGCCTTGGTCGCTTATTGGCTCTGTGCACTCGGCGATCCTCGGCGCATTGCGGATTGGAAGATCCTTCCCGCGCTGGCCCTCGTCGTGGGACCGTTCGTCGGAGGCGTGGTCTTTGTGCTCGGCGGTCTGGCGGTGGCGGGGTATCGCCAGATCGGCGCATTTCTCCGGGCACCCTACGTCGCCTTCACGCTTTTCTTCGGCGGGGTCATAGGCGTTTGCCTCATCGTTTGGCTCCATGCGGCGCTGTTCGCATTCACGCGGTCCACCTTGGCGACCTCCGGCAAAAACTCAGTGGTCACGACCATTCCCGGAACGGGTATCAGGGCGCCGCTTACCACGCGCGAAATCCACGAGAGCGTACAACAAGTACGTCCCCTGCTGGCCGTGCCGCTCGTGGCCTACGTCCTCTGGCCGCTCCAATTTGATCTCATCCGCGATCTGGTCGCCGTGGCCGCGATCATCGGCTTCCTCAGCATCGTGCCGGTCTTTGGCATCTGGTGGGAGCGAAAGGTGGCCGGTCGCATTCAATCCCGCCTGGGACCGATGCGCGTCGGCGGCTGGCATGGCTGGCTGCAATCGCCTGCCGATGGCGTCAAGCTGATCTTCAAGGAGGATTTCATCCCTCCCGAGGGCGACCAACTTCTGTTTCGGCTCGCGCCCTATCTGACGTTTGTGCCGCCGGTCTGTGCGTTTATCGCCCTGCCGTTCGCCGGCGCCTGGGTCTTTCGCGACTTGGACGTGGCCCTGCTCTTCATTCTGGCCATGCTCGGCATCGAGGTCGTCGGCGTCATCCTCGCCGGCTGGGCCAGCAACAACAAATGGTCGGTCTATGGGGCGATGCGCGAGGCGTGTCAGATGGTCTCGTACGAAATCCCGATGGGCATGAGCCTGCTGATCCCCGTGATGACGGCCGGGACGCTGCAATTGACGGCCATTGCCGATCAGCAGGGGGACGGCTTCGCGAGCTGGTTCATCTTCAAAAACCCGTGGTGCTTCGCGGCGTTCTTCAGCTACTACATCGCTTCGCTGGCCTCGTGCAAACGGGCGCCGTTTGACCTGCCGGAGTCGGAGTCGGAACTGGTCGCCGGCTTTCACACCGAATACAGCGGGTTCCGCTGGTCGCTCTTTTTCTTCGGCGAATATGTTGCGATGTTTGTCGTGTCCGGCCTTGCCGTGATTCTCTTCCTTGGTGGCTGGAAGTCGCCGATGCCGGCCGCTTGGGCGCCAGGTGGCGACGGCTTCATGCCGCGATTGATTCGAGGGCTGTTTTTTGAAGGCCCCATCCTTTTTGTCCTCAAGGCTGCGTTCCTCTATTACGTTCAACTGTGGATTCGCTGGACGCTGCCGCGGATTCGCATTGACCAGGTGCTCTACGCCTGTGTTCAGGTGTTGCTACCGCTCACGATGGTAATGCTCCTGGGCAACACGCTCTGGATCCTCGGTACGACGCACTTGCAATTGAATTGGATGATCGCCCTGGACCGCGGGATTCACTGGTTGTTGGTGCTAATCGGTTACGCGGCGGTGATCGGCATGTTGGCCATCGCCACGTACGGGTATGTGCATCGCAAGCGGCTCGTCGGCACGTTGGTCATTGACCATTTGCCGGGATCGTAA